Below is a genomic region from Kribbella qitaiheensis.
TCTTGTCCCGCTGAAATTCACTAGCAATTCGTCCTCCCTATCACCGCTTCCCCTGTCCTTTTCGGACGATACGCGGCTCATTGCCGGAGCGTGCGGTCACTCTGTGTGTCGACTCAACCCCACCGAGCAGCAGACCGCAACCCGCCTAGGAACGATGCGCTGGTCGCCGAGCGCGGCATCGGGGCGTACAGCTCCGAGACCTACCGTCAGGTCGAGTCGTTCCTCGACACTCTCGAACAGCGCCTCGTCAGTATGTGAGTTCCGCCAGTTCGTACTCGAGCTGGGCCAGCGGCTCCCCGTTGCCGAAGTCGCGCGGCCGGGTGGCGCCGGTCTCGGTGAAGCCCGTCTTGGTGTAGAACCGGCGAGATTGCGGGGTGTCCCGCAAGGTCCACAGATGCACCTGCTCGAACCCGTCGGCCCGCAGTTGCCGCAGCGTCTCGTCCATCAGCGTCGCGACCACACCGGTGCCCCAGCCGTCCGGATGCCCGTAGAAACTGAGGATCTCGGCCAGTCCGGGACGCTCCACCGAACTCAGACTCCAGGAGAACGCCAGCACCCGGTCGTCCACCGCGCCGACCATGATCAGTCCGTCGCCGTCAGCCACCCGCTGATGCCAGCGGTCCAGCCGGGACGCGATCTGCTCGGCGGCGAAGTCCTCGTCGAAGAAC
It encodes:
- a CDS encoding GNAT family N-acetyltransferase, giving the protein MIEVYRAREADAEAIGLVHASSWQAAYAPFFDEDFAAEQIASRLDRWHQRVADGDGLIMVGAVDDRVLAFSWSLSSVERPGLAEILSFYGHPDGWGTGVVATLMDETLRQLRADGFEQVHLWTLRDTPQSRRFYTKTGFTETGATRPRDFGNGEPLAQLEYELAELTY